Proteins found in one Salvelinus alpinus chromosome 11, SLU_Salpinus.1, whole genome shotgun sequence genomic segment:
- the LOC139534156 gene encoding SLIT-ROBO Rho GTPase-activating protein 1-like, with amino-acid sequence MSNLVRSKKDKEIIAEYESQVKDVRAQLVEQQRCLEQQTEMRVQLLQDLQDFFRKKAEIETEYSRNLEKLAERFMAKTRSTKDHQQYKKDQNLLSPVNCWYLLLNQVRRESKDHATLSDLYLNNVITRLTHISDDSTRLLKRSKEITFQLQEDLMKLLNELYTVMKTYHMYHGETLNAETKLRDAERQVGVGKVGPGGGVEPLFGMRIEERHQRRNAARKMEKMREKRKAKYSENKLKSLKARNEYLLTMEATNSSVFKYYIHDLPDIIDCCDLGYHSSLSRALKTYLSAELSLEASRRTGLEVLEGAVEGLDPARDRQRLLGLYPTAFCPPPRFSFQPHMGDPVSQIAAQPQVQAELTSRLQQLQSRLSTLKIENEEVKKTSGATLTTLQDMTVLDDYDVSQSFTHSPSSESVKSSVSDGYLNKPSLAKRRANQQETELFYFMKFREYLEGSNLISKLQAKHDLLKKAMAEGYIADTLTTSRGRKNSHSNHQDSTKAIPLLVESSIRYINLHGLQHQGIFRVSGSQVEVNDIKNSFERGNDPLIDEENNHDINSVAGVLKLYFRGLENPLFPKERFNDLISCVRIESLYDRAQCIRKILLGVPRATLVVMRYLFAFLNHLSQYSDENMMDAGNLAIVFGPTLLPTPDALDQVACQAHVNEVIKTVILHHDNIFPNPPELPGPVYEKCMTGDQYCESPFSEPGGEAEPDGGTETQTSEEEGEAVEAVARFDYTGRSGRELSFKKGVTLQLFQRASHDWWEGRINGTHGLVPHQYITLKDRPDSASTVDSDSGSTSNDDKRARSELSSPTDRQPETYNSSHRRKRTDIFRRPLGRSKDHGNGSVLERNSPPVTGHFSPRELLLGRGTGLTPPLDSPERRRRSTAAVTVTVSRRDSLRRPEDTPIRRSSSGQHGFSSRTLDPDTLAQDIEESVSVALGQLRQLERGGCRPAPDVVLDTLEQVKNSPITACSSESPSPHSTPSTPGTPGTPSPLSPLSPLIPLPGPPPAPIRSTNPSPDTLGSFKPVVGAPLRMGVPLRPPALRPKPLVPPKSNTPPLPPLLDKSCTM; translated from the exons ATGTCGAACCTGGTCAGGAGCAAGAAGGACAAGGAGATAATTGCAGAGTATGAGAGCCAGGTGAAAG ATGTGCGTGCCCAGCTGGTGGAGCAGCAGCGGTGTTTGGAACAGCAGACAGAGATGAGGGTGCAGCTGCTGCAGGACCTGCAGGACTTCTTCAGGAAGAAGGCTGAGATCGAGACGGAGTACTCCAGGAACCTGGAGAAACTAGCCGAGAGGTTCATGGCCAAGACACGCAGCACCAAGGACCACCAGCAGTACAA AAAGGACCAGAACTTGCTGTCTCCAGTTAACTGCTGGTACCTGCTGCTGAACCAG GTGAGAAGGGAGAGTAAGGACCACGCCACACTCAGTGACCTCTACCTGAACAACGTCATCACCCGCCTCACGCACATCAGCGACGACTCCACCCGCCTGCTCAAAAGA agTAAAGAGATCACCTTTCAGCTGCAGGAGGACTTGATGAAGCTCCTTAATGAACTCTACACC GTGATGAAGACATACCACATGTACCATGGGGAGACGCTGAACGCGGAGACCAAGCTGAGGGATGCCGAACGTCAGGTGGGGGTTGGCAAAGTGGGGCCTGGCGGGGGGGTGGAGCCGCTATTCGGCATGCGTATAGAGGAACGCCACCAGAGACGCAACGCCGCACGCAAGATGGAGAAGATGAGGGAGAAG aGGAAGGCTAAGTACTCTGAGAACAAGCTGAAGTCTCTGAAGGCCAGGAACGAGTACCTTCTGACGATGGAGGCCACCAACTCCTCCGTGTTCAAATACTACATCCACGACCTGCCCGATATCATAgat tgttGTGACCTGGGGTACCATTCCAGTCTGAGTCGTGCGTTGAAGACCTACCTGTCTGCAGAGCTGAGTCTGGAGGCCTCCAGGCGGACAgggttggaggtactggagggggCTGTAGAGGGCCTGGATCCTGCCCGAGACAGACAGCGCCTGCTGGGCCTCTATCCCACCGCCTTCTGCCCCCCGCCACGCTTCAGCTTCCAGCCCCACATGGGGGACCCC GTGTCCCAGATAGCCGCCCAGCCACAGGTGCAGGCAGAGCTCACATCTAGGCTGCAGCAGCTCCAGTCACGCCTCTCCACCCTGAAGATAGAGAACGAGGAG gtgaagaagacaTCGGGGGCCACTCTCACCACCCTTCAGGACATGACAGTGCTGGATGACTATGACGTTTCCCAGAGTTTCACCCACAGCCCCTCTTCAGAGTCGGTTAAGTCCAGCGTGTCGGACGGCTACCTAAACAAACCCAGCCTCGCCAAGCGCCGTGCCAACCAACAGGAGACTGAGCTCTTCTACTTCATG AAGTTCCGTGAGTATCTGGAGGGCAGTAATCTGATCTCCAAACTACAGGCCAAGCACGACCTGCTGAAGAAAGCCATGGCCGAGG GGTATATAGCAGACACGCTGACCACCAG CCGTGGACGAAAGAACTCCCATAGCAATCACCAG GACTCGACTAAAGCCATTCCTCTGCTGGTGGAGAGCTCCATCCGTTACATCAACCTCCATG GTCTTCAGCACCAGGGCATATTCCGTGTGTCGGGGTCGCAGGTGGAGGTCAATGACATCAAGAACTCAtttgagagag GTAACGACCCCCTGATTGACGAGGAGAATAACCATGACATCAACTCGGTGGCCGGTGTGCTGAAGCTCTACTTCCGGGGGCTGGAGAACCCCCTCTTTCCCAAGGAAAGGTTCAACGACCTCATTTCCTGTGTCC GTATAGAGAGCCTGTATGACAGAGCTCAGTGTATTCGTAAGATTCTACTGGGTGTTCCACGGGCGACTCTGGTCGTGATGAGATACCTGTTCGCCTTCCTCAACCA CTTATCCCAGTACAGCGACGAGAACATGATGGATGCTGGGAACCTGGCCATCGTCTTCGGCCCCACCCTGCTGCCCACGCCCGACGCCCTGGACCAGGTGGCCTGCCAGGCGCATGTTAATGAGGTCATCAAGACGGTCATCCTGCACCACGACAACATCTTCCCCAACCCCCCGGAGCTGCCTGGGCCTGTCTACGAGAAGTGCATGACTGGAGACCAGTACTG CGAGAGTCCGTTCAGCGAGCCGGGTGGGGAGGCGGAGCCTGACGGCGGCACAGAGACTCAGACCAGTGAGGAGG aggGGGAAGCAGTAGAGGCAGTGGCCAGGTTTGACTATACGGGCCGGTCGGGGCGGGAGCTCTCCTTTAAGAAGGGAGTGACCCTGCAGCTGTTCCAGCGTGCATCACATGACTGGTGGGAGGGGCGAATCAACGGCACCCATGGCCTGGTGCCTCACCAGTACATAACACTGAAGGACAG GCCTGACTCTGCATCGACAGTGGACAGCGACAGTGGGAGCACTAGCAATGATGACAAGAGAGCCAGAAGTGAGCTGAGCTCTCCTACTGACAGGCAGCCTGAGACCTACAACAG CAGCCACCGCAGGAAGCGGACTGACATTTTCCGTCGCCCCCTCGGTCGCTCTAAAGACCATGGTAACGGGAGTGTGTTGGAGAGGAACTCGCCGCCCGTCACTGGTCACTTCAGCCCACGGGAGCTCCTTCTGGGGCGGGGCACTGGCTTAACCCCGCCTCTCGACAGCCCTGAGCGTCGTCGCCGTTCCACTGCCGCGGTAACGGTTACCGTGAGCCGCCGCGATTCACTGCGTCGGCCTGAAGACACGCCCATCCGGCGCTCCAGCAGCGGACAGCACGGCTTCAGCTCCAGAACCCTGGACCCAGACACACTGGCACAG GACATAGAGGAGAGTGTGAGTGTGGCTCTGGGGCAGCTGAGGCAGTTGGAGCGTGGGGGCTGCAGACCGGCTCCTGACGTGGTCCTggacactctggagcaggttaagaACAGCCCAATCACAGCCTGTTCCTCCGAGTCGCCCAGCCCCCACAGCACCCCCTCCACCCCAGGGACTCCTGGTACCCCTAGTCCCCTCAGCCCTCTGAGCCCCCTCATTCCCCTCCCCGGCCCCCCTCCCGCACCCATCCGATCCACCAACCCCTCCCCCGACACCCTGGGCTCCTTCAAGCCCGTAGTGGGGGCTCCACTCCGTATGGGAGTTCCGCTTCGCCCCCCAGCCTTGAGGCCCAAACCCCTGGTGCCGCCCAAGAGCAACACCCCCCCTCTGCCCCCGCTCCTGGACAAGTCCTGCACCATGTGA